The Rhododendron vialii isolate Sample 1 chromosome 6a, ASM3025357v1 genome includes a window with the following:
- the LOC131328537 gene encoding uncharacterized protein LOC131328537: MTWAEFETLFEDQYFPESSRDQLRDQFEKLVQGNMTVSEYTMKFQSLSRFAPELVATEERKCRRFEKGLHNIVRRMVTVQRKTKYVEVVECARSIEIPREAQRNRRVWESRQPTFTASSSGTFGSQGRKRSRETSFATQNFRSKECYVCGEFSHLAKDCPRRVRSARSESGSVQQPGSGHGFDQQSFRGTQRQQQPHFRQTTIVQGFQNERGACFEFFGERWESLEPYLCGSRERESIYSLLASLTLDEDVSARGELPLVVCDFPDVFPEELLGLPLEREVEFTIELLPGTAPISVPPYHFAPSELRELKVQLQELEDLGFIRPSTSPWGAPALFAQKKDGSFRLYIDYRKLNRVTVKNKYPMPRIDDLFDQLWGATCFSIIDLRFGYHQLRVRREDIPKTAFRTRYGHYEFVVMPFGLTNAPATFMDLMNRIFRAYLDCFVVVFVDDILIYSPSVEEHQYHLTIVLELLREHRLYAKLSKSTEKCVRDS, from the exons ATGACATGGGCCGAGTTTGAAACACTTTTTGAGGATCAATACTTTCCGGAGTCCTCCCGTGATCAGTTGAGGGATCAATTCGAGAAGCTTGTGCAAGGTAATATGACCGTTTCTGAATACACGATGAAGTTCCAATCCTTGTCACGATTCGCTCCAGAGTTAGTGGCTACCGAGGAGAGAAAGTGCAGACGTTTTGAGAAGGGGTTACATAACATTGTGAGGAGGATGGTAACGGTGCAACGGAAGACAAAGTATGTTGAGGTTGTTGAGTGTGCAAGGAGTATTGAGATACCAAGGGAAGCACAGAGGAATAGAAGAGTTTGGGAATCAAGGCAACCAACCTTTACTGCTAGTTCTTCGGGGACTTTTGGGAGTCAGGGGAGGAAGCGATCACGGGAAACATCTTTTGCAACTCAGA ATTTTCGGTCGAAGGAGTGTTATGTGTGTGGAGAGTTTAGCCATCTAGCCAAGGATTGTCCTCGTAGAGTAAGAAGTGCTCGTAGTGAGTCGGGTTCTGTGCAGCAGCCGGGGTCAGGGCATGGGTTTGACCAGCAGTCATTCAGGGGTACGCAGAGACAGCAACAACCACATTTCCGTCAGACCACCATCGTTCAGGGCTTTCAGAATGAAAGGggtgcttgttttgagttctttggggAACGTTGGGAATCGTTGGAGCCGTATCTGTGTGGGTCTCGAGAGCGGGAGTCCATTTATTCTCTGTTGGCGAGTTTGACCCTTGATGAGGATGTGTCTGCGCGTGGGGAGTTGCCCCTCGTTGTTTGCGATTTCCCGGATGTGTTTCCGGAGGAGTTACTCGGTCTACCTCttgagagagaagttgaatttACTATCGAGTTACTTCCTGGTACCGCACCAATCTCCGTACCACCTTATCATTTTGCTCCCTCCGAACTTAGGGAATTAAAGGTCCAGTTGCAGGAATTAGAAGATTTAGGGTTTATTCGTCCGAGCACATCTCCGTGGGGGGCACCGGCACTTTTTGCGCAGAAGAAAGATGGTTCATTTCGTTTGTATATTGATTACCGTAAGCTCAACCGTGTCACcgttaagaataagtatccAATGCCTAGAATCGACGACTTATTTGATCAACTTTGGGGTGCGACTTGTTTCTCAATAATCGATTTGAGGTTCGGGTATCATCAATTAAGAGTCCGAAGAGAGGATATTCCGAAAACCGCCTTTCGTACACGCTATGGTCATTACGAGTTTGTagttatgccttttgggttgacGAATGCGCCGGCTACTTTCATGGACTTAATGAACCGTATCTTCCGTGCTTACCTTGATTGCTTCGTGGTCGTTTTTGTAGACGACATTCTCATATACTCACCTTCGGTGGAGGAACACCAATATCATCTCACTattgttcttgaactcttgagagagcatCGTTTGTATGCTaagcttagtaagt CAACTGAAAAATGTGTTCgagattcgtag